A portion of the Dethiobacter alkaliphilus AHT 1 genome contains these proteins:
- a CDS encoding DUF1048 domain-containing protein translates to MNVYSYVDRVNKRKELEKKLQGEYLKTYRAVFKYLVFRTLNHWLLEEIAQDILDLFLESQSRGEKVQSVIGGDYKKFCDEIISESALKMKPNFLVYFSLGQYMLILSFFVTGLGILELYRYYVGERPTPVFDVTLISAIIVVGTLLGAILISLIIGKSGYSAFKMLLTPLALLLPLLLIGLLHLLTIDMSTVLFRINIILAIAFSWGTYIIAGNKEKKLLQTTTK, encoded by the coding sequence ATGAATGTTTATAGTTATGTCGATAGAGTTAACAAGCGGAAAGAACTGGAGAAAAAGCTGCAGGGTGAATATCTAAAAACATATCGTGCCGTGTTTAAATACCTGGTATTTCGCACACTGAATCATTGGCTCTTAGAAGAAATTGCACAGGACATATTGGATCTGTTTTTGGAAAGCCAGAGTAGAGGTGAAAAAGTTCAATCAGTCATTGGCGGGGATTATAAGAAGTTTTGCGATGAAATTATCAGTGAAAGTGCACTAAAAATGAAGCCAAACTTTCTTGTGTATTTCAGTCTTGGTCAATATATGTTAATCCTGTCTTTTTTTGTTACCGGGCTAGGTATCCTTGAACTTTACCGTTATTATGTAGGGGAGAGACCAACACCGGTTTTTGACGTTACCTTAATATCAGCAATTATCGTTGTAGGAACTTTACTGGGTGCCATTTTAATAAGTTTAATTATTGGCAAATCCGGATACTCGGCATTTAAGATGCTGTTAACTCCTTTAGCGCTCCTTTTACCACTGCTGCTAATTGGTTTACTCCACTTACTGACGATTGACATGAGTACCGTACTTTTCAGAATCAATATTATCCTTGCCATAGCCTTTTCATGGGGAACATATATAATCGCCGGTAACAAAGAGAAAAAACTGTTACAGACGACGACAAAGTAA
- a CDS encoding PadR family transcriptional regulator, producing MMKSPQLLKGVIEGAILKIISQKSTYGYEIYQILMQYGFKDFSEGSLYPLLVRLETKQYIRSEKKESPLGPDRKYYYLTSFGEEQLESFTGSWQNLVSSMDALWGGIDDECL from the coding sequence ATGATGAAATCCCCCCAGCTTTTGAAGGGTGTTATTGAAGGAGCAATATTAAAGATTATTTCGCAAAAAAGTACCTATGGTTATGAGATTTATCAAATCTTAATGCAGTACGGGTTTAAGGACTTTTCCGAGGGCTCCCTGTATCCGTTGTTGGTTCGTCTTGAAACAAAGCAATATATTAGGTCTGAGAAAAAAGAATCCCCTCTGGGGCCGGACAGAAAATATTATTACTTAACAAGCTTTGGCGAGGAGCAGTTGGAAAGCTTTACAGGTTCGTGGCAAAACCTGGTGAGTAGTATGGATGCGTTGTGGGGAGGCATTGACGATGAATGTTTATAG